Part of the Salmo trutta chromosome 5, fSalTru1.1, whole genome shotgun sequence genome is shown below.
GGTTGGGACTTGGTTGGGTAGTCTAGGCCTGGGCAGGGTTAGGTTAGGTAGTGCCAGGCTAGGCTGGATTGGGTTAGGTAGTGCCAAACTAGGCTGGGTTGGATGAGGTAGGGTTGGGCTGTGTCCGGCCCGGTCCTCTCCCTGGTTTTTCTGGTCCACAGAGCGCTGAGCAGAAATCTGCCGTGCTGCCCTGGTCTGGGGCCTGCGGCGGATGGAGCCTTTAGCTCGACCCTACAGGAAGAGAAGACACATGAAGTCAGAACAGGGGCTTCTTTAGGAAGGTACAAGGTTAGAGCTTTAGGTGTGCTTCGTTTCCCCCACACCCCAGtgcctgacctctgacccttgaCCAACCTTGTTGGCACACTGTAGCACGGACACCTGGACAGGGTGGTCGAAGCTAAGCCCTCTGTTGCTGGGGGACTGGGTCCATGCCGGACTGGGGCTGAGGCCTGGTAGTCCACTGACCCCCCCTAGGATCCAAGGGGACGCGCTAGGCAGGAGGGCAGCAGGGTTGATCACCAGGGTGGTCTGAGAGTGGGGAGGAGGAACACATTTGTTCATCAACTAAAGTCCTTTATAAGAGAGTGTTTGTAGCACAGTGAGGACACATGCAAATGGTTATCACATTATAGAATTGGATTTACAAGTAATTTTGTTCATGCAGTTCCTCATAATCATCAGAACAAAGCGGTAGAcatacagaggaaagagagagcccAAGAATAAAGCCAAAGTCAAAATGTAGACATAGGAATGACATCTATTCATGCAGTTTCAGGAAGAAGAAAGGCTGAGCAATCACTTTCAGTCTGATGGTAAAAAAAGTCAACATTATGCGAATCAATCTGACAGTCACGCTGTCTCCGTTTAGCTTTTAAGCCAGTAGTGGAAAAGACCACATGATTCATGTCAAAGGCGGAGGTTCAAAGATGTCTGGCAGAGAACACGTTGGACGAATAAACTCTCACTCAGAAAGAGTAAAGCGTTGACTGATTTAAAAGAAGAAGTTATTTACTTGGAGTTTTCCAATTCGTGACGAAGGCTCTTTAGATTTTACAGGGCTTGGTGCCGGCTTCTGTGCAGTTGAACACCATAGATCAGGTGAAAAGGTCCAAtgtagctgtttttatctcaatatcaaataatttcttggTAACAATTAAGTAACTAACTGtgatttttgaccattttaattgaaaaacaaAAATAGTGTCTTAGCGAAGAGCAATCTTTCAACAAAGAATTTTGCCAGGACTGTCTGAGTGTAGAGGGGATAACAAGCTGTTATTGGTAGAGCGGTGTGGAACTCTTTctcattggtctattaactaatttaccacctggtgacatcatcccaccaaaacaggctgacatttcaggcagtcttttcaaacagctcctccacaaaaagggcattatcattttcacaatgTTATGCCaaactcatagtgtggaaatatatctAAAACAtaggaaaatcacgtttttgacctTTAAGTAATCTTGACACAGACAGGAGTACCTCCAAAAGCAATGTAACAGCCTGGATAACATTCCCTTGAAATATATCACAGTATAACAAGTCTCaactgagaggagagagcattACTGTCTATAGATAACCTTCAAAATCTGAAACCCTTCAATCATAAACACATTGGCAATCACATAGACTGCAGAGCactaaggctgcatttacacaggctgcccaattctgatcttaATTTTGTTTTTACTAattagtcttttgaccaatcagatcagctctgaaaaaaaatctaatgtGAAAAGATATGATGCGAttgatcaaaagaccaattagtggaaaaaaatatcaaaattggGCTACCTGTGTAAACCAGCCTACGTAAGACTGTTTCATCAGCCTTATCTCACTCCCTGTGCCAGAAGGTTTTGGGGATGGCTCGTCTTTACCGGGTTTACTGGGCTTCTCCCATACTTTCTGAGGTCAAATGAAAGACAAGGACTGAGGGTGTAGTCATTAGTAAATTAATCAAGTTGTTATTGTATTGATTGAATAGGGTACTGGCCGAAGAGCTTTGGGCTTGACAGAGCTGAAGAGGTCATCTTCATCCTCATCACTAAAAAGTGTTGGGGCTGCCGACCTCACTGAGCTGGGCCTGGACTTCACTGAGCTACTGGCATTACTGGGGCTGAACCTCAGACAGGAACACAGCACTTTATCACCAGGAATATCAGAAGTACAATTAATTTATCACTAAATGAAATAGCAGGTAGTACTAGTCAATGTGCATCCACCCTGGTCCTGGTGAGTGCAGGCTTTTGCTCTCGCCCAACACTAACACCTTTCCCATCTCACTGAGTACTGTCCCTAGAACTCACCACAGACTTGTCAGGCGTGGCGAAGATGTCAACGTCGGGGTGGTTGTCTCTCTGCTGAGTGTGACTGAAGAGCCGTTCCTCATCCTGGAACACCCCGGTACTGCTCTTGGTATGAGGACGCTCCTCTGTAGGCTAACACACAGACATaggatttacacacacacacacgaattgTCAGTAGTATGAATAAACAAACCCAGACAAACCTTTAGTGTGTTTATGGCAGCTGGTTTGCTAGGTATGGAGATGGGGACAGTCCAGTCAGCACCCTCATCATCAAACAGACTGATGGTGTTCTTCTTCATTTTGGATTCCTTTTCCATGGGGGGCGGGCCCTCCTTAGACAGGAAGTCATCACCATCCGTCTCGTCCAATGGGCTCTTAGTCTGCTTGTTAAGTGACAGGAAGATATAGAGTCTGAGTACAGCACCTTACACTTAGGAGCAGGGCTCCATCTCAATtcacctttcctctctccttaccTCAATCTCAACCATACTGGAAGAGAATGTCCAAGGTCCCTCCCCTTAGGCCTTCTTCTCCAATGCAttttgagaaggagagaggatgtgaggcATTAACGAAAGATGAATTGAGAAAGGGCCCAAATGACTAAAACTAAGTTATGGTTAAGATTTGGGTTTGATGAGTTCAGCTGATCCTAGATTTGAGCTTAGGGAGAACTTCTACCCTGAGCCTCATGTAGCGTCTCACCTTGGCGGCTCCCAGTCGGTCTCCCAGCACGTTGATCCCTCCAAACAGACTGACGGCCCCTACTGGCTTCTTCTTACTCTCACTGCCCTCAAGTAGAGAGGACAGGGGTTGTACCTCAGGACCCTTCGCTGCCCTCTCCTCTGCATGCCTCTTCTCCACTGGGGGAGGATGTTTGTCTGTGTGGACCAGCGAGGGGGCTGGGGAGGCCACAGCAGCAGCCTAGAGAACAGCACAAGGGCACAGGAGACGGGTATGAACTAGGGGGTAAATTACTAGTTTAAAATTCAACAATACATACATGTCACTGCAGGGATGTTACCACACATATATTTCCATGAGTACAATACAAACAGTACTCTCCCCCCAAAAATATCatgaataaaaacacatttttcattCAATATTTGAATTGTTTTGAAATAATATATAAGAGCCTACAtccagtgcattgggaaagtattcagaccccttccctttttccacattttgttaagttacagccttattctaaaatctattaaattgggagtttttttctcatcaatctacacacaatatcccataatgacaaagaaaaaacatgttaagaaatcaaatgtaaaaaaataactgAAAAATGACAtgtacagaagtattcagactctgAGTACTTTGCTaaagcaccgttggcagcgattacagccttgagtcttcttgggtatggcgctacaagcttggcacacctgtatttggggagtttctcccattcttatctgcagatcctctcaagcgctgtcaggttggatggggagcgttgctgcacagctattttcaggtctcttcagagatgtttgatcgggttcaagtccgggctctggctaggccactcaaggacattcagagacttgtcccaaagccacttgtgcgttgtcttggctgtgtgcttagggtcgttgtcctgttggaaggagaaccGTCGCACCAGTATGAGGTCCTTagcgatctggagcaggttttcatgaaggatctctgtgctttgttctgttcatctttcccttgatcctgactagtctcccagtccctaccgctgaaaaacatccacacagcatgatgctgccaccaccatgcttcaccgtagggatggtgccaggtttcctccagacatgacacttggcattcaggccaaagagttcaatcttggtttcatcagaccagagaatcttgtttctcatggtctgagattctttaggtgccttttggcaaactccaagcgggctgtcatgtgccttttactgaggtgtggcttctgtctggccactctaccataaaggcttgattggtggagtgctgcagagatggttgtccttctggaaggttctcccatctccagaggaactctggagctctgtcagtgtgaccatcggcttcttggtcacctctctgaccaaggcccttctcccccgattgtccagtttggccgggtggccagctctaggaagagtcttggtggttccaaacttcttccatttaagaatgatggaggccactgtgttcttgaagaccttcaatgctgcagaattttgttgatacccctccccagatctgttcctcaacACAATGCTGTCTTGggcctctacggacaattccttctacctcatggcttggtttttgctctgacatgcactgtcaactgtgagaccttatataggaCAGGTgagtgtctttccaaatcatgtccaatcaattgaatttaccacaggtggactccaatcaagttgtagaaacatctcaaggatgatcaatgaaacaggatgcacctgagctcaatttcaagactcattgtaaagggtctgaatacttatgtaaataaggtatttcagttttttatatttttatacatttgcaaacatttctaaaaacctgttatcactttgtcattatggggtattgaatgtagattgatgaggattttatttaattaatccattttaaaataaggctgtaacataacaaaaatgtggaaaaagggaaggggtctcaacactttccgaatgcacggtaTTACTGAATTCTATTGTTGCCCCGAAGGCTTTTCATCTTTAGGCTATAATTCATGTCAGTGGCTGcttcccaaaatggcaccctattccctatatagtgcactatatagggaacaggttgCCATTTGTGACAGACAAAATCTGTAACCCAGGCTTACTTTAGGGTCAGCTAGAGTAGAGCTGTTGTTGATGGCTGGTTTGAAGCCAAAGAGGGATCCCTTATCTTCACCATCCTCAGTCTCATCTTGAAACAGGAGAGACACTCTCTGTGGCTTCTTCTGACTGCATCAACACAGACATTTACACCCATCAAAACAACACCAAGACCCTAACTAGAGATAATGATTTAACTTCTTTTTTAACACTAGTCAAACATTTTGGCACAGTGTCTCTATTGTTGTGGATATAAAGTTTACCTCAACTCCTTGGTAGCAGCAAAGAGATCGTCATCATCCTCATCGAACAGGCTGTCGAAAGGATCTGCTTTGACACTGGGTAGACTATAGCGGGCGCTATAACTGGACTTCATCCCTCCAGTCTTTCCTGCACTATGCTTGGAGCTCATCCAATGGTCCTGATACAGACAGAATACAAAGGGTTAAATAGATAGCATGTGTTGAAGTATTAGCGACAACCTTCACTATCAAGCCCAAAATTGCCCCCTACCCTTCTGGTGTTTGCAGATTTGTAGGAATAGGATGGTTGTAAGCTGTATCTGAAGCTGTGCTGAGCCCATTGGATGGAGTTGCCATCACCATATTGGctatgggcaattccacagttAGAGTGTTGCAGAAACTCAGATCTTACACTTTAAAAtatatgtcaaacaaaaaccaatgattgaaAAATTACGCAAACCATACAACCCTAAGCCCAAGGACAAcaaacaatttccacagaaatgcagtgcagatgcaaagtttggtaccAAACGTTACATCTGTAcagttcttcaagtaaatgtgtttttgtaaaatgttctgtggAAACTTAAAAGTAGtctttgtgcatagagttgtatggtttaactttgcaataaaaaaaagatttacactactggtcaaaagttttagaacacctactatgccaagagtgtgcaaagctgtcaaggcaaagggtggctactttgaagaatcttaaatattaaatatagtttgatttgtttaacacttttttggttactacatgattccatgtgttatttcatagttttgatgtctttgctattattctacaatgtagaaaatagtataaataaagaaaaagccttgaatgagtaggtgttctaaaacttttgaccggtagtgtatatatattttttagttaAATGAtcattctgttactgtggaattgcccacaCACCTGTCCAGTTATTTCACATCTGTGAATACAAAAAGGGGTAGTGGCTACAGAAGGAGGCATTCTTTTCTGAAAGGCTGATGTTGAACGGAAGTTTATGTAGCAAGGTTCCGTTCCCTCCCATTACCTCGTCCTCACTGAAGAGGGTGCGAGAGACAGGTTTCTTGACTTGTGGTGTGGCATCTTCAGTTTGGCTTGATTTAGATTTCTTCGCAGACGCAAACAGATCCTGCATAATGAAAGAAAGTGGTTAGATATGAAGATGCAGGTACCAATTAATTATATTTTATGGACCGATATCAGTCATAGCTCATTTTCTCACCTTATCCTCCTCATCAACAAATATGGACAGATGAGCTTTGCTCTGAAGTGTTGGTTCCGGCTTGGACTGACTCTTAGGGATGGTTGGACATATCTGTAGAAAGACAGGGACAGAAGGTTGAGGTTAAATCTGTAAAACAAAGTGTGCTCCATGATTACCCAGAAAATTCTACAGGGTTCGTACAGAcagtggcaagtcaaattcaaggacttaaGTACTTTTTCAGTCACTAATATTTATTTTCAAGGACCATCAATTTGTAATGGTTCATATTATGTCATTGTTTCTAGTCGCCACCAGATGGCAGTATATAGCTACAACCTAATGGTGAAAAAAAAGTAGTTTTCATTACTACCTTACAAGTTCTACTCAATAATACCTTGTTTCACTACATACATGAGTGGTATGTCAGTACTGATGAGCCTCTAATTTGAGTAGTGATGAGCAGAGTTTTGGGACATGCCTACTGGTGAACACACATTTCCTATTCACATTACTACACAACTCCAGCTTAATGACTGTGCTTTTATTCGGCATTTGGGAATCTATTACTTAATAGCTACGAAAAGCGTCTCGCTTCCGACTGGCAGCTTTAGTGTCGCCGGCCGGGAAAAGGGTGGGTGGGCTGTGTGAGGAACACGGCACCTTAACGGCCACCAGAAGGGCAGGAGCACAGCCGTCACTTGATAAAGCGGAATATCGCAGGCACCCCGTGAATGAGGCGATGGGCAAAAAAGctctggaggatgttgcagagaAAAAGTCACAAATGTAGATCTGGCGCCAGCGCAGGATGCAGCGTTGTCATTCCCCCTTCATGTGACCCTTCAGGAGCGATTCACCCATGCTCGCAATCTCAAAGTCTGACGCATTTATTTGCACCTTACATGGTGTGGGTTGGTTGGTTCCACTGACGTAGTGGTAAAAAGGTGGGTAAActatacaaaaatataaaacgcaacatgtaaagtgttggtctcatgtttcatgagttgaaataaaaaaatccctgaattttttttatttgattttttatttatctgttattttaccaggtaagttgcctgagaacacgttctcatttacagcagcgacctggggaatagttacaggggagaggagggggatgaatgagccaattgtaaactggggatgattaggtgaccgtgatgatatgaggaccagattgggaatttagccaggacaccagggttaatacctctactcttatgataagtgccatgggatctttaatgaccacagagagtcaggacacccgtttaacgtcccatccgaaagacggcaccctacacagggcagtgtccccaataaTGTTCCATTTGGACAAAAAGGCAGGGTTGAATCTACATTTTACTGCCATTTTAGCTATCAATGTGACGTTTGAGGATATACAACTCAGTAGTCTGCCTGGAAAATAATTTGCAAGACCAATACAATTTTCATGTTGACATATTTCATCATTATCTGTTCTCTCATTTAATTCAATGACATTCAAGTAATGGATCCTTACTTGAGAATAAGTGTTGAAAAGAAGCACACCTGCGAGTGAGtgagttagagagaaagagagatattgcATATAGAGATGATGGATAAAAGAGGACTCCCACCTCCTCTGACTCTTCACTGGTGGAGGGCCGTTGTTTCTTTAGTGGCTCAGTCAGCAGGCTCTTGGTACCAGGACCAAACATGGAGACACCTCCTGCTGGCATCTAAACACAACCAAAAACCTCATCACTGAAAGCAACAACCATCATTCTCAACAACCATCAGTGCAACATGTAATCATGATCCCCAAGTCCCCTAAATCAATAACCATGATCACGCTAATGTTAGTCAATTAACAAGTATCCCACTTAATATGTAGGGTGTTCACCCATAAAAGTATTCATTAattcaaggtttatacaaataaCATACAACATACAACAGAGAATTGTGTCAGAAAAACAGTAGTCTAACCCCCATGTCGCTACCATAGACGGTTTAAAAGTTAGACAATTTACTCTGAGAATTTATCATGTTTAGAGTGAATGGAATGTCATCACAGGCATGATCAAAGTGGTCACTGCTCCATAGAACTCTGCTCCGCGGCAGAACAGCACTAACAGGCCTCCCGAGCGGCACAGCGGTCAAAAGCACTGCTTCGCAGTGATACAGGCATCATACAGATCCGGGTTTGATtccgggctgtgtcacagccggctgtgacgtggagacccatgaggtgtccggcgtcgtccgggttaggtcggccgggatgtccttgtcccattgcgctctagtgactccttgtggcgggccgggcataTGCACGCTGGCTTCAGTCGCCAGGTGTAAGGTGCttcgggttaagcgagcagtgtgtcaagaagcagtgcggcttggcagggtcgtgttccggaagacgcatggctcttgaccttggCCTCTCACGAGTCCGTACGAGAGTTGCAGCAATAGTACAATTGGATCCCACGAAATTGGGGGAAAAAGTCAACTAGTGGCTGCAGGTCAAATGAGTGAAAACATTGGCTTTTTCTAAATGAAATCTGCAGTATAAAAACAAAATAGGGactaaatatgtatttatttacaaagcTAACAGACAATTTCAATAACCACCCTCCGTGAAGACAATATGTTCATGTTTACATTGTGTATTTCTGAATCTTTCCCTTTAAATCGCCATAGAAATGGCACCTCTCAACATAGAAAAATCTAAATCAACTTGATACCAATCTAACCCGCAGAAACACCTCCAACTGGTACCACCTCCCATTGCCAAATATGGAAGAGATAGACCCAAGAGCAGCACAGTCTAAACTAGCAACGGTCACAACAAACTAACATTCTTATTTCATCAACACTGTCAACTATAAGTATACTCAAGTTACAATATTGCAGAGAACAATCTAATGATTCATTATGTGTGATTTATAATGACACATAAGAAAACAACGTTTTGACATAACTTTTGTAGCATCCTCTTGAATTGCCCCGTTTTTCTCTAAATTCTAAGGTAGTGAGCGGAGGCCCTATGATACAGTATAGGTAAAAACAACGCTCTGTACACTCACCTTTTTCTGAGGAGACTGTTTCAcctgttcttcctcctcctccaccacctccctcctACTCTGTAGAGGGGGCAGAACACCGGAGTTCTCACTGAAGATGTCACCATCCTCATCACCTCCTCCAGACAGATCCACTGTCTTCCTCTGCTTGGGTTCCTCCTGTCCAGCTGAACACAGGTGACAACACATTATGAGTGCTTGTGCTGAAGACAGTTATAGTGTGGCAAGATCTAAGATGTGAAACTTACTGCATGAATGAAAATAAGCTGAAAACTTGATTCACATACCTAAGAGCAAATGATGTATTGGCGTGATGCCAATGTAAGATTTTTACTGATATTTTACGATCATTGATCTGAAGTTGGGATCTCGCCCACCAtgctagcgagagagagagagaagttacggTTTGATTGACTTACCTGAGCTGGATTTATTAAGGCTTTTGCCGGTGAAGAAGTCATCCTCCTCATCGTCAAACAGCCCCCCTAAAGCGGTCTTTCTAGGGGCTGATGTCTGGGTCTTGTGGGGTTTGGCTGGACTGCCGTTCTCTCTACCCCCCACTGAGTCAGAGTCATTAGGAGTGCCAAACAGGCTGTTCTCTATGGGGAAAGAAGAGGACAGGATAGACTCGTCAGATAAAACCTGGAGATGATAATATTTTCAGTACCGTCACAGAATAGTCAACATAGTACAGTAGACTGTCTGTGGTCATGTATTGTAATAGTATTTAGTTTGAACTTAATAAATCCAATTCCGTTTCAGAAAGGCAGGACGGTATCTTCAGAGGCATTATGTTCTCAAGCCCCAGAAAACTGTCTTCTTCATTTGAGTAACACTGTTATTACTACTTCATCTTTGAAATGCCTTTGCTGTCCTTAGGGCATGTTTctatgctcccgagtggcgcagcggtctaagacactgcatctcagtgcaagaggcatcactgcagtctttggttcgaatccaggctacaTCACATCcagccttgattgggagtcccataaggtttggccggtgtaggccgtcattgtaaataagaatttgttcttaactgacttgcctagttaaataaaggttaaataaataaattcaaattatattacctgggaatattgacaCAGTCCCTGAAGGAATCTTCTTAGCAGGCTTGACAGGTTCTGGCAGAAACACAAGAGAGACTTACAGGTTCTGTTAACAGGTCAGTCTCTATACTGTCCAGAAAAATAGCATTACTCAAAATGAATAAGGTAACCCACAAAAAATGAATTAGAAACAGTGACCACAGCCATTTCACAACATTCTCAATTCACTTACAAGAAAACATCCTGAAAAGGAAAGCAACCATCTAAACttgcagaagaaaaaaaatgtttttgattgCAAAACATCTAGTGTGCCCTAATGAAAACAGCCTTGGTGTTTCAACAGACAGTTTGTATGACTATTATTACCTGTGGTCTTCTCCTCTGCTACAGGCtgttgaggtggatcagagaacaGATCCCCCTGGACAACAAACATCATTATCAGGGTCGCTATGGTTTCAGACAAAACTCATTTAAATGTACTCTTCGGGAGCTTTTAACAGGCTGTAGATTCATTTTGTTTTCTTTGAACAGTTCACTTATTGATTTCTATCCATCATATGTGAAATTACAATGGGTAAGTAACATGGAAAAAGTAAGACATGGAAGCTACAAAACGGCGTTCATGTGAGCCTACCTCATCAAACAGTCCTCTCCCTCCGCTGAAGAGGCCTCCTTTCCCTCCAAACGGAGAGAGGTCCTCGTCCTCCATCTTGGGCGGCCCGAATAACTCCTCGCCGTCATCTTCAATAGCTACAACAACACGAACAGGTGTCAACAAGTCAAAAAAATGACTGGTAAATACTGCAATGTCATGACTGCTTGTCAAATGACATCTCATTCAGTCACTTTGGAGCGAGACCAACTCCACTAATGCTCTTCTGACTGAAGTGTTATGAAGTAACAGCTTAGCAGGTATAATATAATTGtatagatagtgagagagattAGGTGCTTGTACACAATGTGCAGTAAAGAAAACTCTTTTAGATGAGTGAATTGCTGTCCAACCCGGTGGCCTCTCAGCCTTGGGCTCTTTCTTTGCTTTACTGTTCTTCTTCGAGGCAGACGACAACGCTTCAGAGAAGTGACACGGGGAAGGAAACATGAGCATGCACATGCAGAACAATGATATGTAGTGAAACATGCATGTGCTGTTGAAATCTGCCATCATTATTTGCATTATGACATCACATTTGTTGTATGGCCTACATTATGTACAAATGTACCAACTGAAAACACATCTTGGAACTTGTATGGAGCAAACAGTGGCCATAATAATCAAAACAGAGAGGACAGATAAATGAATTTAGGTAGATTGTTAGAGTGAAGTGTAGGATCATTAGTCTGGGTGCCAGACTGTGTGTTCCGCGCAGTCATACGGCATATCAAGATGTTTTCCTTTATTTTAAGCCTGAATTGAGaattacagtggcaagaaaaagtatgtgaaccctttggaattacctgcatttctgcataaattggtcatcaaatttgatctgatcttcatctaagtcacaacagacacagtgtgcttaaactaataacacaaaagttgtatttttcttgtctatattgaatacatcatttaaacattcacagtgtaggttggataaagtatgtgaacccctaggttaATGACTTCTCCacagctaattggagtcaggagtcagctaacctgtagtccaatcaatgagacggtTGGacgttggttagagctgccttgccctataaaaaacactcacagcATTTGAGTTCGCTATTGACAAGAAGCCTGATGTGAACTATGCCTCGAacaagagatctcagaagacctaagattaagaattgttgacttgcataaagctggaaagggttacaaaagtatctctaaaagcctgtTCATCAGttcacggtaagacaaattgtctataaatggagaaatttcagcacagttgctactctccctaggagtggccgtcctgcaaagatgactgcaagagcacagcgcagaatgctcaatgaggttaagaagaatcctagaatgTCAGCTAAAGAcatacagaaatctctggaacactaACAGTTGGAACACtagagtctacgatacgtaaaacacaatggtgttcatgggaggacatcacggaagaagccactgctgtccaaaagaaacattgctgcacgtctgaagttggCAAAAGTGCActtggatgttccacagcgctactcgcaaaatattctgtggacagatgaaactacagtggagttgtttggaaggaacacaaaacacaacctggatttctgcataaattggtcatcaaatttgatcaaatcttcatctaagtcacaacaatagacaaacatagtgtgcttaaactaataagaAAGGAGGAAAAAAAAGGcatagcacaccaacatcaaaacctcatcccaactgtaaagtatggtggaaggagcatcatggtttggggcagCTTTGCTGACTCAGGGCCTGGACCGCTTGCTATCATTGAcgtaaaaatgaattcccaagtttatcaagacattctgcaggagaatgttaggctgtctgtctgccaatggaagctcaacagaagttgggtgatgcaacaggacaacaacccaaaacacagacgtaaatcaacaacagaatggcttcagaagaaaatacgccttctggagtggcccagtcagagccctgacctcaaccctattgagatgATGTGGCATATCCTCAACAGAGCAGTTCACACCAAACATTCCAAGAATATTGcttaactgaaacagttttgcaaagaggaatggtccaaaattcctccggaccattgtgcaggtctgatccacaactacagaaaacgtttggttgaggttattgctgcccaaggagggtcaaccagttattaaatccaa
Proteins encoded:
- the LOC115193572 gene encoding WASH complex subunit 2 isoform X4; translated protein: MRNGIIESLFTTFGAHISLTWTTVTKMSGLPVGMANVPSKSNHTGKDGQVWERLWTLEEMRQTSANWSLAADSGLFLFLQDFSQRMLSKTHEIEKQLDGLIRDTKATDCCVHTVFNDFLMLSNTQFIENRVYDEEVVPKPEALERPPEQKTREQKEAQLIPKVQEAVNYGLMVLDSAFEQLDIKAGNSDSEDEEATDRVEPILEPKDLYVDRPLPYLIGSQLFMGQEDVGLGDLSSEEMSVDSDRDTVILSEDGKDADQSDDDFDQDEEGPGTMKKSSMLSDDEEGDSDIFGESDEDDDDDDRKNPRPSSFADELAARIKGEPISKPEGDRTSIEDDGEELFGPPKMEDEDLSPFGGKGGLFSGGRGLFDEGDLFSDPPQQPVAEEKTTVSLVFLPEPVKPAKKIPSGTVSIFPENSLFGTPNDSDSVGGRENGSPAKPHKTQTSAPRKTALGGLFDDEEDDFFTGKSLNKSSSAGQEEPKQRKTVDLSGGGDEDGDIFSENSGVLPPLQSRREVVEEEEEQVKQSPQKKMPAGGVSMFGPGTKSLLTEPLKKQRPSTSEESEEICPTIPKSQSKPEPTLQSKAHLSIFVDEEDKDLFASAKKSKSSQTEDATPQVKKPVSRTLFSEDEDHWMSSKHSAGKTGGMKSSYSARYSLPSVKADPFDSLFDEDDDDLFAATKELSQKKPQRVSLLFQDETEDGEDKGSLFGFKPAINNSSTLADPKAAAVASPAPSLVHTDKHPPPVEKRHAEERAAKGPEVQPLSSLLEGSESKKKPVGAVSLFGGINVLGDRLGAAKQTKSPLDETDGDDFLSKEGPPPMEKESKMKKNTISLFDDEGADWTVPISIPSKPAAINTLKPTEERPHTKSSTGVFQDEERLFSHTQQRDNHPDVDIFATPDKSVTTLVINPAALLPSASPWILGGVSGLPGLSPSPAWTQSPSNRGLSFDHPVQVSVLQCANKVGQGSEGRAKGSIRRRPQTRAARQISAQRSVDQKNQGEDRAGHSPTLPHPTQPSLALPNPIQPSLALPNLTLPRPRLPNQVPTTALPSLPASLPSQPLLTDVSVRPSVLTLPVSNTPLKRDFSKGCKVKVLPSPDEADLFGSDSPFGSVPAQAPVPKLTTPSPKLTTKTTEGELTPKKEKEATPPSLFDDPVGDLFQKVKPRSAKKAKASSFLEDEEDIFVLGKSSTPTTKITAGGKFTKAGSNSTPKQDLFQDEAETTPKAHKDKSLDASLFDDNVDIFADLTATSKPKEKKSKKAETKSIFHDHMDDVFSPSTVKPMAKQPPSKSKKSPPSQDTSAADDLGNIFDDPLNALGGN